The following coding sequences lie in one Pseudoalteromonas sp. Scap06 genomic window:
- a CDS encoding FAD-dependent oxidoreductase: MLEQKLELKHTQLRNRLVMGSMHTGLEEGWHNRKRLRAFYEARAKGGTAMLITGGYSPNLRGKLTPISSSFNSYYDVFKHRAYTQAVHQHGGKICLQLLHAGRYAYHPFNQAPSAIKAPINPYKPKEMSLSSINKTIKDFAHSAYLAEKAGYDGVEVMGSEGYLINEFMAPHTNKRNDEFGGSLENRMRLAVEIVKAVRAKVSDKFLIIFRLSVIDLIPNGSTPDEVTQQAVALEKAGVDIFNTGIGWHEARVPTIASMVPPGAFKEASKRLKDVISVPVIAVNRINTPEIANDILNAGEADLISMARPLLADPEFFNKYAAKQSEHINICIGCNQGCLDHVFKGKRATCLVNPQAGFELDYPLEKAEKAKNVLVVGAGPAGLSSSCYLAQKGHNVTLIDQKQHMGGQFNLAMQIPGKEDFNHTLAYFTNELKRLNVTIELGKAFSDSMLTEFDDVVFATGVRPREATIKCSDDKRVFAYDEVIRGEVELGNSIAILGAGGIGFDMVAFLSEHKSQSISDFKTQWGIECEPQPHKDARQLYMLKRSAGRFGGDLGKTTGWIHRQVAKQHGVKQIADCQYYSFDKNGLTISVAGETQVLPVDTVIACIGQVSNDELFKAQAESANVHVIGGAKLAAAIDAKRAIFEALQVARQI, from the coding sequence ATGTTAGAACAAAAACTAGAACTAAAACACACACAACTACGCAACCGTTTAGTAATGGGATCAATGCATACCGGCCTTGAAGAAGGTTGGCACAATCGTAAACGCCTTCGTGCCTTTTATGAAGCACGTGCCAAAGGTGGCACTGCAATGCTTATTACCGGAGGCTACAGCCCTAACTTACGCGGTAAGTTAACGCCTATTTCCTCATCATTTAATAGTTATTATGATGTATTTAAGCATCGTGCATATACGCAAGCTGTTCATCAACATGGTGGTAAAATATGTTTGCAATTATTACATGCTGGGCGTTATGCGTATCACCCTTTTAATCAGGCACCAAGTGCTATAAAAGCCCCGATTAATCCATATAAACCAAAGGAAATGTCTTTAAGTTCAATTAACAAAACGATTAAAGATTTTGCTCACTCGGCTTATTTAGCTGAAAAGGCTGGTTACGATGGCGTGGAAGTAATGGGCTCAGAAGGTTATTTGATTAATGAGTTTATGGCACCGCATACTAATAAACGAAACGACGAATTTGGCGGCAGCCTTGAAAACAGGATGCGTTTAGCCGTTGAAATTGTAAAAGCGGTAAGAGCAAAAGTATCGGATAAATTTTTAATTATTTTTAGACTCTCGGTTATAGATCTAATCCCTAATGGTTCCACCCCTGATGAAGTAACTCAACAAGCTGTTGCACTTGAAAAAGCGGGTGTTGATATTTTTAATACCGGAATTGGTTGGCATGAAGCGCGCGTACCTACAATTGCGAGTATGGTGCCACCAGGTGCATTTAAAGAAGCGTCAAAGCGTTTAAAAGATGTTATTAGCGTGCCTGTTATTGCGGTAAACCGCATTAATACCCCAGAGATTGCTAATGATATTTTAAATGCTGGCGAAGCTGATTTAATTTCTATGGCGCGTCCATTATTAGCCGATCCTGAATTTTTTAATAAATACGCGGCTAAGCAATCTGAGCATATTAATATTTGTATTGGTTGTAATCAGGGTTGTTTAGATCATGTATTTAAAGGTAAGCGCGCTACCTGTTTAGTAAATCCACAAGCAGGTTTTGAGCTTGATTACCCGTTAGAAAAAGCAGAGAAAGCTAAAAATGTATTAGTTGTTGGCGCTGGACCTGCAGGTTTATCGTCTAGCTGTTACTTAGCGCAAAAAGGGCACAATGTAACCCTGATTGACCAAAAGCAACACATGGGTGGGCAATTCAATTTAGCGATGCAAATACCTGGTAAAGAAGACTTTAATCATACATTAGCTTACTTTACTAATGAACTTAAGCGTCTTAATGTAACCATTGAATTAGGCAAAGCATTTAGTGACAGTATGCTAACTGAGTTTGATGATGTGGTATTTGCAACCGGTGTAAGGCCACGTGAGGCTACGATTAAATGCAGCGATGATAAGCGTGTATTTGCTTACGATGAAGTTATACGCGGTGAAGTAGAGCTGGGTAATTCTATAGCTATATTAGGCGCAGGCGGTATTGGTTTTGATATGGTGGCATTTTTAAGTGAACATAAGTCACAAAGCATTAGCGACTTTAAAACCCAATGGGGTATAGAGTGCGAACCTCAACCGCACAAAGATGCTCGTCAGCTCTATATGCTAAAACGCAGTGCAGGGCGCTTTGGTGGTGACTTAGGTAAAACTACGGGTTGGATCCACCGTCAAGTTGCCAAACAGCATGGTGTTAAACAAATTGCAGACTGCCAATACTATAGTTTTGATAAAAACGGCCTAACCATTAGTGTGGCTGGTGAAACTCAAGTACTGCCAGTTGATACGGTTATTGCCTGCATTGGTCAAGTGTCTAACGACGAGTTATTTAAAGCACAAGCTGAGAGCGCCAACGTGCATGTTATAGGTGGCGCTAAATTGGCTGCTGCTATTGATGCTAAACGCGCAATATTTGAAGCGTTACAAGTAGCAAGGCAAATTTAA
- a CDS encoding DoxX family protein: MIKLITLYDNIIGKLSLLDGLPALLFRLILAPVMIIAGYNKLAISGDTNGFFNQFLASDDVVQWFGNSDWGLGLPFPDLLAFLAGWSEFLGGWFLLIGLFTRLVSIPLMFTMVVAATTVHWHNGWFAIAPTNPQTSAAQVLDWLSVPGAKESLENSKEVQVRIGKIRSLVEEYGFEDYLYEKGKPSILNNGIEFSAIYFAMLLSLFCTGGGRFVSLDYWFKRGAYINSY; the protein is encoded by the coding sequence ATGATTAAATTAATTACACTTTACGACAATATTATAGGTAAATTATCTTTATTGGATGGTTTGCCTGCTTTGCTTTTTCGCTTGATTTTAGCGCCTGTAATGATTATTGCAGGCTATAACAAACTCGCAATAAGTGGCGATACTAATGGTTTTTTTAATCAGTTTTTAGCCTCTGATGATGTCGTTCAGTGGTTTGGCAATAGTGACTGGGGATTAGGATTACCGTTTCCTGATTTGCTGGCTTTTTTAGCCGGTTGGAGTGAGTTTTTAGGAGGTTGGTTTTTACTTATTGGTTTATTTACGCGATTAGTGAGTATTCCACTTATGTTTACAATGGTGGTAGCAGCAACAACAGTACACTGGCATAACGGCTGGTTTGCTATAGCGCCAACAAATCCACAAACAAGTGCCGCCCAAGTACTTGATTGGCTATCAGTCCCTGGTGCCAAAGAAAGCCTTGAAAATTCAAAAGAAGTACAAGTCCGCATAGGTAAAATTCGCAGCTTAGTTGAAGAATATGGCTTTGAAGATTACCTATACGAAAAAGGTAAACCATCAATACTAAATAACGGCATCGAATTTTCTGCTATTTATTTTGCCATGTTACTTAGCTTATTCTGTACCGGAGGTGGGCGTTTTGTAAGCCTAGATTATTGGTTTAAACGCGGTGCCTACATCAATAGTTACTAG
- a CDS encoding NAD(P)H nitroreductase — MDAIELLLTRQSDAKLTAPGPNEEQLNIIQQAGLRVPDHGCIAPWQYIIVQGDARHKLGEIYYQSAIAEQQAEKVINRAKELPLRAPMIIIAIAKYQPHPKVSRIEQVQSAGCGVLAMQQAAFAQGLGGIWRTGYFAQSPSVKQALNLNDDDEIVGYLYLGTPAIECKKSPRHKPENYFSFL; from the coding sequence ATGGATGCTATTGAGCTTTTACTCACTCGCCAATCTGATGCAAAATTGACAGCGCCAGGGCCTAATGAAGAGCAGTTAAACATTATTCAGCAGGCTGGGTTGAGAGTGCCCGATCATGGCTGTATTGCACCGTGGCAATATATTATTGTTCAAGGTGATGCGCGTCATAAGTTAGGTGAAATTTATTATCAAAGCGCTATAGCAGAGCAGCAGGCTGAAAAAGTAATTAATCGCGCTAAGGAGTTACCGCTTAGAGCACCCATGATTATTATTGCGATTGCAAAATATCAACCACACCCAAAAGTTTCTAGAATTGAACAAGTACAAAGCGCAGGTTGTGGCGTATTGGCAATGCAACAAGCCGCATTCGCTCAGGGGTTAGGCGGTATTTGGCGTACGGGTTACTTTGCACAAAGCCCCAGTGTTAAACAGGCGCTTAACTTAAATGATGATGATGAAATAGTCGGTTATTTATATTTAGGGACGCCGGCAATTGAATGCAAAAAGTCACCAAGGCACAAACCAGAAAATTATTTTAGTTTTTTGTAG
- a CDS encoding FKBP-type peptidyl-prolyl cis-trans isomerase: MSDNFTTDAEKASYGIGLQMGEQLKANPFEGLNLNSVFEGMKDAYAGSAFQVEIPEIQAAFEKINEEIQARREEEAKVLAAEGIAFLEENAKRPEITVTESGLQYEVLATGEGEKPTAESTVRVDYHGTLVNGTVFDSSYERGQPAEFPVGGVIKGWTEALQMMPVGTKWRLYVPHELAYGERGAGAAIAPYSTLVFDVELHAIL, encoded by the coding sequence ATGTCAGATAATTTTACTACAGATGCTGAAAAAGCAAGTTACGGTATTGGCTTACAAATGGGTGAGCAACTTAAGGCTAATCCTTTTGAAGGTTTAAACTTAAATTCAGTATTTGAAGGCATGAAAGATGCGTATGCAGGCAGTGCTTTTCAAGTTGAGATCCCTGAGATCCAAGCTGCATTTGAAAAAATTAACGAAGAGATCCAAGCTCGTCGTGAAGAAGAAGCTAAAGTACTCGCTGCTGAAGGCATTGCATTTTTAGAAGAAAACGCAAAACGTCCTGAAATTACAGTAACTGAGTCAGGTCTTCAGTACGAAGTACTTGCAACAGGTGAAGGCGAGAAGCCAACTGCTGAGTCTACAGTACGTGTTGATTACCACGGTACTTTAGTAAACGGTACTGTTTTTGACAGCTCATACGAGCGCGGTCAACCTGCTGAATTCCCAGTGGGCGGCGTGATCAAAGGTTGGACTGAAGCATTACAAATGATGCCAGTAGGTACTAAGTGGCGTTTATACGTTCCTCATGAGCTTGCTTATGGTGAACGTGGTGCCGGTGCAGCAATCGCACCTTACTCAACACTTGTATTCGACGTTGAGTTACACGCAATTCTTTAA
- a CDS encoding TonB-dependent receptor, translated as MTKLTLISSALLSVLCSHSALAATINGTVTDTKKQPIANATIHVHGKSKSVQSNAQGQFSIDIDSKSQLHISKDNYLDSRISLENTDNTIDVTLKPTSVETVVVYASALHKNSLEMISPVSVLSGDELKNKAKPTLGETLKGIPGVNASYFGPVSSSPIIRGLGGPRVKITQNGLDSSDASRIGPDHATSSDSLAAEQIEVLRGPSTLLYGSGAIGGVVNVVDNRIPTNNIDSLSGAAQYTHDTVSNANTYAAKLETGSNNFNFHFDGTKRSGDDYQTPRFNLPDEHEEGEVHVEGDEETATSVENTFIDSETVNFGTSYVGEHLTVGFSYGNIETDYGIPGHSHAHHEHDHAHEEAGEHEEHEGEEHSETPVYAHLEQDRWQGLVSYAFHDNWIESINLRLGYTDYTHSEIEDGAIGTTFSNETTEARLNVEHQLGQWHGMIGYHYSESDYDAIGEEAFTPASITTTHALYLLEERKFGDVTVELGARLEDYEIKSDVDTHQHSHDDEPVSADETVNYTQSFTNLSASAGAIWEYMPSHNLAVSLSHSERAPLSAELLSNGVHIATGTYELGLGYHIEGNEAHFEPEEIKQETSTNLDISLRRFSGDFGYTVNFFYNDIKNFYYQQNTGLVFDEMDGFEPAANGHSDAIDVYQFTSKDAELYGFEFDVHYQINPSAMVKVFGDSTRAKLKDNEGNLPRIPANKLGSELQYTLGSAQFTLTGTHYFEQNDISAYETATDGYTLIDLQANYQLDLGAVDSQLYLSVDNITDELGFVHSSFIKDTAPLPGRNFQFGVRGYF; from the coding sequence ATGACTAAGCTAACACTCATATCCTCAGCACTACTGTCTGTTTTGTGTTCTCACTCTGCACTTGCTGCGACGATTAACGGCACGGTAACAGACACAAAAAAGCAACCCATTGCCAATGCCACAATTCATGTTCATGGTAAGTCAAAAAGCGTGCAAAGTAATGCACAAGGCCAGTTTAGTATTGACATAGATTCTAAGAGTCAATTACATATCAGTAAAGATAACTACCTAGATTCTCGTATATCGCTTGAAAATACAGACAACACTATTGATGTTACTTTAAAGCCAACTTCGGTTGAAACTGTTGTTGTATATGCCTCTGCCCTGCATAAAAATAGCTTAGAAATGATTTCACCAGTAAGTGTGCTATCAGGCGATGAGCTAAAAAATAAAGCTAAGCCGACGCTAGGTGAGACACTTAAAGGCATACCAGGCGTTAATGCTAGTTATTTTGGCCCTGTTTCATCAAGTCCGATTATCCGCGGCTTAGGTGGTCCTCGAGTTAAAATTACACAAAATGGTTTGGATAGCAGCGATGCGTCTCGCATTGGACCTGATCACGCTACATCAAGTGACAGCCTAGCGGCAGAGCAAATTGAAGTGTTACGTGGCCCAAGCACTCTACTTTATGGCTCTGGTGCTATTGGTGGTGTAGTCAATGTGGTTGATAACCGTATTCCAACCAATAACATTGACTCTCTATCTGGAGCTGCCCAATACACACACGATACAGTTTCAAATGCGAATACCTACGCAGCAAAACTAGAAACGGGTAGCAATAACTTTAATTTCCATTTTGATGGTACTAAACGCAGCGGTGATGATTACCAAACACCTCGTTTTAATTTACCGGATGAACATGAAGAAGGTGAAGTACATGTTGAAGGCGATGAAGAAACAGCTACTTCAGTTGAAAATACCTTTATAGACAGTGAAACAGTTAATTTTGGTACTAGCTATGTGGGTGAGCATTTAACCGTTGGATTTTCATACGGTAATATCGAAACAGACTATGGTATTCCAGGCCATTCACATGCTCATCATGAACACGATCATGCACATGAAGAAGCAGGCGAGCATGAAGAACACGAAGGTGAAGAACATTCAGAAACACCTGTTTATGCTCATTTAGAACAAGACCGTTGGCAGGGGCTGGTAAGTTATGCATTTCATGATAACTGGATTGAGTCTATTAACCTACGTCTTGGTTACACAGACTATACCCATAGTGAAATTGAAGACGGCGCTATTGGCACCACTTTTAGTAATGAAACCACTGAAGCACGTTTAAACGTAGAGCATCAATTAGGCCAATGGCATGGCATGATTGGCTATCACTATAGTGAGTCTGATTATGACGCGATTGGTGAAGAAGCCTTTACACCTGCAAGTATCACTACGACTCATGCGCTATATTTACTTGAAGAACGCAAGTTTGGTGACGTCACCGTAGAACTTGGCGCCCGTTTAGAAGATTATGAGATAAAAAGTGATGTAGATACGCATCAGCACAGCCATGATGACGAACCTGTATCAGCAGATGAAACTGTTAACTACACCCAAAGCTTTACTAATCTAAGTGCCTCAGCAGGTGCGATTTGGGAGTATATGCCAAGTCACAACCTAGCCGTTAGTTTGTCACATTCAGAACGTGCACCACTTTCAGCGGAGCTACTCTCTAATGGTGTGCATATTGCTACCGGGACTTATGAACTTGGTTTGGGTTACCATATTGAAGGTAACGAAGCGCATTTTGAGCCTGAAGAAATTAAACAAGAAACATCAACTAATCTAGATATTAGTTTACGTCGCTTTAGTGGAGACTTTGGTTACACTGTCAACTTTTTCTATAACGACATTAAAAACTTTTATTATCAGCAAAACACAGGATTAGTGTTTGATGAAATGGATGGTTTTGAACCTGCAGCCAATGGTCACAGTGACGCAATTGATGTTTATCAGTTCACAAGTAAAGATGCTGAGCTGTATGGTTTTGAATTTGATGTACATTATCAAATAAACCCCAGCGCCATGGTAAAAGTATTTGGTGATTCTACTCGCGCCAAACTAAAAGATAATGAAGGAAATTTACCACGCATTCCTGCTAATAAATTGGGTTCAGAACTTCAATACACCCTAGGTAGCGCACAATTTACCTTAACAGGAACACATTATTTTGAGCAAAATGATATTAGTGCATACGAAACAGCAACAGATGGCTATACATTGATTGATTTACAAGCCAATTATCAGCTTGATTTAGGTGCCGTTGACTCACAGCTTTACCTAAGTGTTGATAACATTACTGATGAACTTGGTTTTGTACACAGCTCGTTTATTAAAGACACCGCGCCACTTCCTGGTCGTAACTTCCAATTTGGAGTAAGAGGCTACTTTTAA
- a CDS encoding YkgJ family cysteine cluster protein, which produces MQNCNQCGKCCTKYGAADLDTNQDEIEMWALFNPEIFQYVKNDQLWFDPTTGEQLTQCPFLELANKASPEEKDKYTCSIYHDRPQDCRHYPSLISEMINDDCEMLEPVDKQNHFKAQKKLDILMIDSRS; this is translated from the coding sequence ATGCAAAATTGCAATCAATGCGGTAAGTGCTGTACCAAATATGGTGCGGCAGATTTAGATACTAATCAGGATGAAATTGAAATGTGGGCGTTATTCAACCCTGAAATATTTCAATACGTTAAAAACGATCAATTATGGTTTGACCCAACGACGGGTGAGCAATTAACGCAATGCCCATTTTTAGAGCTTGCCAATAAAGCATCCCCTGAAGAAAAAGATAAATATACTTGCAGTATTTATCATGACCGACCCCAAGATTGCAGGCATTATCCGAGTTTAATTTCAGAAATGATAAACGATGACTGTGAAATGCTCGAACCAGTCGATAAGCAAAATCATTTTAAAGCACAAAAAAAGTTAGACATACTGATGATAGACAGTCGCTCTTAA
- a CDS encoding tetratricopeptide repeat protein: protein MNTKVYKAVHDLAEKLMAAANKNDTKQFESLYAELKAICIENENTAKDHPVQWETLADFTEELEDAIETYEKALQKSIEINNKDHMSSVAFSMATLQLELGDKEAAIKNLQDAKVSANKIEDKELKSEIHELLESLVEEEG from the coding sequence ATGAATACTAAAGTATACAAAGCGGTTCACGATTTAGCAGAAAAGTTGATGGCAGCTGCCAATAAAAATGATACTAAACAGTTTGAATCTTTATATGCAGAGCTCAAAGCAATTTGTATTGAAAACGAAAATACCGCTAAAGATCACCCTGTACAGTGGGAAACTCTAGCAGATTTTACCGAAGAGCTAGAAGACGCTATTGAGACTTACGAAAAAGCGTTGCAGAAGTCGATAGAAATTAATAACAAAGATCATATGTCGTCGGTTGCATTTTCTATGGCTACTTTGCAGCTTGAGCTGGGTGATAAAGAAGCGGCGATTAAAAATCTACAAGATGCAAAAGTCAGTGCGAATAAAATTGAAGACAAAGAATTAAAGTCAGAGATCCATGAGCTATTAGAGTCACTGGTTGAAGAAGAAGGTTAG
- a CDS encoding DUF1287 domain-containing protein — protein MSRFLFYSLALFTFHVQASSFDDDIVNALIYRTTQPVTYDGAYHQLEYPGGDVPANIGVCTDVLIRSYRQLGVDLQKLVHEDMQNNFRAYPSKRIWGLTKPDKNIDHRRVPNLQVYFERHAKVLTKSLNAEDYKAGDIVTWMLPGNLPHIGMVVNEIAQGSGNPLIVHNIGRGPEMSDMLFAYTITGHYRFVPAKYSE, from the coding sequence ATGTCACGTTTTTTGTTTTATTCACTAGCTCTATTTACTTTTCATGTGCAGGCGAGCTCTTTTGATGATGATATCGTTAATGCATTAATCTATAGAACAACACAACCAGTAACTTACGATGGTGCCTATCATCAACTTGAGTATCCAGGTGGTGATGTGCCCGCTAATATTGGTGTGTGTACCGATGTTTTAATTAGGTCGTACCGGCAGCTTGGTGTTGATTTGCAAAAGTTAGTACACGAAGACATGCAGAACAATTTTCGTGCATATCCTTCTAAGCGTATTTGGGGATTAACCAAGCCAGATAAAAATATTGATCATCGACGTGTGCCTAACTTACAAGTTTACTTTGAGCGCCATGCAAAAGTGTTAACTAAATCGCTTAATGCAGAGGATTATAAAGCCGGTGACATAGTTACTTGGATGCTGCCAGGTAATTTACCGCATATCGGTATGGTCGTTAATGAAATAGCGCAGGGCAGCGGCAACCCGCTTATTGTGCATAATATTGGTCGTGGACCAGAAATGAGCGATATGCTTTTTGCGTATACAATTACGGGTCATTACCGATTTGTGCCTGCAAAATATTCAGAGTAA
- the yfaE gene encoding class I ribonucleotide reductase maintenance protein YfaE — protein MTDRTTASITLADNSQRIDFAAGCPSLLHCLESNKIDAAYQCREGYCGACRATLVSGEVNYNEEPLAFVRDGEILLCCCKPNGDISINLK, from the coding sequence ATGACTGATAGAACCACTGCAAGTATCACACTTGCAGATAACAGCCAGCGCATTGATTTTGCCGCTGGCTGCCCTTCTCTTTTACATTGCCTAGAATCGAATAAGATTGATGCCGCTTACCAATGCCGTGAGGGATATTGCGGTGCGTGTCGAGCAACACTTGTCTCTGGTGAAGTTAATTACAATGAAGAGCCGTTAGCGTTTGTTCGCGATGGTGAAATACTCTTGTGTTGCTGCAAACCAAATGGTGATATCAGTATTAATTTAAAGTAA
- the nrdB gene encoding class Ia ribonucleoside-diphosphate reductase subunit beta, which yields MSYTTFSRNHNNQMQEPMFFGQTVNVSRYDQQKYPIFEKLIEKQLSFFWRPEEVDVSKDRLDFQALPDHEKHIFLSNLKYQTLLDSVQGRSPNVALLPIVSIPELETWIETWAFSETIHSRSYTHIIRNVTQAPELIFDDIVSNDKISERADAVTTYYDDLINSVSLYNLYGEGKHEINGQTVVVNLFELKKKLYLAMMSVNILEAIRFYVSFACSFAFAERELMEGNAKIIKLIARDEALHLSGTQHILNIMQDGKDDPEMAIVAAQCREEAIKMFVEAAEQEKEWAEYLFKDGSMIGLNKHILCQYVEYITNARMTAIGLPAQFENNSNPIPWINSWLVSDNVQVAPQEAEISSYLVGQIDSQVDADEFGDFDL from the coding sequence ATGTCTTATACTACTTTTAGCAGAAACCATAATAACCAAATGCAAGAGCCAATGTTTTTTGGTCAAACCGTTAACGTGTCACGTTACGATCAACAAAAATACCCTATTTTTGAAAAACTAATAGAAAAACAATTGTCTTTCTTTTGGCGACCTGAAGAAGTTGATGTAAGTAAAGACCGTTTAGACTTTCAAGCGCTTCCCGATCACGAGAAGCACATATTTTTAAGCAACTTAAAATATCAAACGCTGCTTGATAGTGTTCAAGGTCGTTCGCCTAACGTAGCGCTATTACCGATTGTGTCTATTCCTGAGCTAGAAACATGGATTGAGACATGGGCGTTTAGTGAAACTATTCATAGTCGTTCGTACACCCATATTATTCGTAACGTAACCCAAGCACCTGAACTCATTTTTGATGACATTGTTAGCAATGACAAAATAAGTGAGCGTGCCGATGCGGTAACTACTTATTATGATGACCTAATCAATTCTGTATCGCTTTACAACCTATACGGTGAAGGCAAACACGAAATTAATGGCCAAACCGTGGTAGTTAATTTATTTGAGCTGAAAAAGAAATTGTACCTGGCAATGATGTCAGTGAACATTTTAGAAGCCATTCGCTTTTATGTGAGCTTTGCTTGCTCATTTGCGTTTGCCGAGCGTGAATTGATGGAAGGTAATGCTAAAATTATAAAGCTTATTGCCCGTGATGAAGCACTCCACCTTTCAGGTACTCAGCATATTTTAAATATCATGCAAGATGGTAAAGATGACCCTGAAATGGCGATTGTTGCCGCACAGTGCCGTGAAGAAGCAATTAAAATGTTTGTTGAAGCCGCAGAGCAAGAAAAAGAATGGGCCGAGTACCTATTTAAAGATGGCTCGATGATTGGTTTGAATAAACACATTCTATGTCAATATGTTGAGTACATTACCAATGCGCGTATGACCGCGATTGGTCTGCCTGCACAGTTTGAAAATAACAGTAACCCTATTCCATGGATCAACTCATGGTTAGTGTCAGATAACGTGCAAGTTGCTCCTCAAGAGGCCGAAATAAGCTCATACTTAGTTGGTCAGATTGACTCACAAGTAGATGCCGATGAATTTGGTGACTTTGATTTATAA